A genomic segment from Garra rufa chromosome 5, GarRuf1.0, whole genome shotgun sequence encodes:
- the ccnh gene encoding cyclin-H: MYHNSSQKKYWTYDKEDSLDKLRLEANRKFCLKGMSSGKPGINESMFLDEQEEKVLFRHYEKRLLDFCAMFKPAMPKSVVGTACMYFRRFYLNNSLMEYHPRTIMLTCAYLSCKVDEFNVSSTQFVGNLQESQAGQDRALEQILEYELLLIQQLNFHLVIHNPYRPLEGFLIDLKTRYPLLENPEMLRKTAEDFLNRAAMTDAGLLFSPSQIALTAILNSAARAGLKMEAYLTECMGLKEDKETLSKMYESMRRMTSLVKAYELPKAEEVNACKQKLERIHAEFATNLKRKHGYEDDDHVVKRQMVAEEEWTDEDLDAL; this comes from the exons ATGTATCACAACAGCTCTCAGAAGAAATACTGGACTTACGATAAAGAAGACAGTTTGGATAAATTAAGACTAGAAGCTAATCGAAAGTTCTGCTTAAAAGGCATGTCCAGTGGTAAG CCTGGAATAAATGAATCCATGTTTCTTGATGAACAAGAAGAGAAAGTGCTTTTCAGACACTACGAGAAGAGATTGCTAGACTTCTGTGCCATGTTCAAGCCAGCGATGCCTAAATCAGTTGTG GGCACAGCCTGTATGTATTTTCGAAGATTCTATTTGAACAACTCTTTAATGGAGTATCACCCTCGGACGATAAT GTTGACATGTGCGTATCTCTCCTGTAAAGTGGATGAGTTTAATGTGTCCAGCACTCAGTTTGTGGGAAACCTTCAGGAGAGCCAAGCGGGACAGGACAGGGCTCTAGAACAGATTCTAGAGTATGAGCTGCTGCTTATCCAGCAGCTTAATTTTCATCTGGTTATTCACAATCCATATCGGCCCTTAGAGGGCTTTCTGATTGACCTGAAG ACCAGATACCCATTGTTAGAGAATCCAGAGATGCTGAGAAAGACTGCAGAAGACTTTCTTAACAGAGCAGCAATGACAGATGCCGGACTCCTCTTTTCTCCATCTCAGATCGCCCTCACCGCCATCCTCAACAGTGCTGCACGTGCTGGCCTCAAGATGGAGGC ATATTTGACCGAATGCATGGGGCTTAAGGAGGATAAAGAGACCCTCTCAAAGATGTATGAGTCAATGAGAC GAATGACAAGTCTTGTTAAAGCATACGAGCTTCCCAAAGCAGAGGAGGTCAATGCCTGCAAACAGAAACTGGAAAGGATTCATGCAGAATTTGCTACAAACTT GAAAAGAAAACATGGATATGAAGATGATGATCACGTCGTGAAAAGGCAGATGGTGGCTGAGGAA GAGTGGACTGATGAGGATTTGGATGCATTGTGA